The segment AGTCGCACACCCGCCAGCGCCGGGCTGGCATGGGGCAGACCCGGCAGGAAGAACTGCGCGTAGGGCAGCATCTGCTCGCCAGCGCTGTCGAGCGGGATGTCTTCATCGGGCCGAAACAGGAACACCCGCCCCAACCAGCTCTCATCGTCGGTGTGGGCGGGGCGAAAGCCGCCGGCAATCAGGCGGGTGGCCGGGCGGGCCAGGCGTTGCTTGATGATTTCGGTATCCATGCGGGTACGGCATTCCTGGGTTGAACAGCGGCACAGTGCGCCACAGGTTGGCGAGGATGTCCAATGCCTGGGCCGCAAGGGGGGCGCGTTGCTCACTCAACGGGCACCTGCATCCCGGTCTTCACATTGCTCATCGACACCAGCGTCTTGAAACGCTTCACATTGTTGCTTTCGAAGAACAGCTCGCGGGTCAGCTCGGTGTACTGCCCCATGTCACGCACCAGCATGATCAGCACGAAATCGCACTCGCCGGCCACGTAGTAGCACTGCTGCACCTGCGGGCAGGCCATGAAGGTGCGCTTCATGGCGTCGAGCAGATCGAGGCGTTCGCTCTCCACCTCCACCTCGGTGATGACGGTGAGGGTGTAGCCCAGCGGCACCGGGTCGACCTGGGCCACGGTGCGCTGGATCACGCCATCGCTGGTGAGCTTTTTCAGGCGGCGGTTGACGGCGGCGCTGGACAGGTTCACCTCGGCGCCGAGGTCGATCTGCGAGGTGGTGGCATCGCGTTGCACGGCGTCGAGCAGGGCGCGGTCGAAGGGGTCGAGGGGCATGGCGTGGGCTCTTGGGTTGGGGTTTGCGGCCAATCGCCGGCAAGCCGGCTCCTACAGAGGCTGCGTGGCAGCGTTGATTGGTGAAATGAAATTACGCTTTCACCCCAAAAATCAAGATTCCAATACGCAGCAGGCGAATACTATTTCTCTCCATCGCCCCTTTGCCCCGGAGAACCCCATGCCCGCACTGCACCTCAACGGCCCCAAGCTGCTGGAGCAGATTCACACCCTGGGCCAGATCGGCGCCGACCCGGCCAACGGTGGCCGCACCCGCATCGCCCTGACCGACGCCGAAAAAGCCGGCCGCGATCAGTTGGTGGCCTGGATGCACGAGCTTGAGCTGCAGGTGCAGGTCGACCGCATCGGCAACATTTTCGGCACCCTGCGCGTGCCCGGCGATGCCGCGCCATTGATGATGGGCTCGCACATCGACAGCGTCACCAACGCCGGCGCCCTCGACGGCTGCTACGGCGTGCTGGCGGGCCTGGCCGTGCAGCGCGCCTACCGCGAGGCAGGCGTGCTGCCGGCGCGCTCGATCTGCGTGGCGGCCTTCACCAACGAGGAAGGCGTGCGCTACCAGCCGGACATGATGGGCTCGCTGGTGCATGCCGGCGGGCTGGATGTGCAGCAAGCACTGGATACCCTCGGCACCGACGGCACCCGCCTGGGCGACGAACTGCGCCGCATCGGCTATGCCGGTGAACTCGAGCCGGGCGCCATCGTGCCCCATGAATACCTGGAGCTGCATATCGAGCAGGGCCCGATCCTCGAGGCCGAAAGCCTGCAGATTGGCGTGGTGGAAAACCTACAGGGTATTTCCTGGCAGCAGGTGACGGTCAAAGGCAATGCCAACCATGCCGGTACTACCCCTACCCGCCTGCGCCATGACGCAGGCTACGTGGCCAGCACCGTGGTCAGCGAGCTGCGCCGTTTCGCCAAAACCAGCGGCACCACCCTGGCCACGGTCGGCTGCATGCACTTCGAGCCCAACGTGATCAACGTGATCCCGCGCCGCGCCAGCTTCACCGTCGATTTGCGCGACCCCAGCGAGCACAAGCTGCAACAGGCCGAGGCGCACCTGGCACAACTGCTGCGCCAGCTGGCGGAAGAGGAAGGCGTCAGTGTCGACACCGAACAGCTGGTGCGCTTCGAGCCGGTGCAATTCGATGCGGCACTGGCCGACCAGATCCAGGCCTGCGCCGACCGCCGGGGCCTGAGCTACCGGCGCATGACCTCCGGCGCCGGCCACGATGCGCAGATGATCGCGCGCATTGCCCCGGCGGCGATGATCTTCGTGCCCAGCCGTGGCGGCATCAGCCACAACCCCCGCGAGCATACCGATGACGGGCAGTTGCTCGAGGGTGCGCAGGTGCTGCTGGAGGTGGTGGCGCGGCGGTTGGATAAACACCGCTAGCCGCTCCTACACAGAACCATTGAACCAAACACATTGGCGCCCGCCCTCCCCGGCGGCACGCCCGCGCTTTGCCTTCGAAAAAGGAGCCACCCCATGCTGTACGCCAACCCCAACGCCACCCGCCAGCCCTACCCCGCAGCTCTGCGCGAGGTGATGAGCATCGCCAGCGCCGCTGAAAGCCGCCAGTGGCTGGCGCACTGGCCACAACTGCGCGCTGCCGGCACCCCGCTGTACAGCCTGCCGGACCTGGCCGCCGAGCTGGGCATCGGCCAGTTGCTGGTCAAGGACGAGTCGGTGCGCTCGCCACTGGGCAGCTTCAAGGCCCTGGGTGCGCCCATCGCCCTGGTGCGCCTGATCCTGCGCAGCTTCCCCGAACACAGCTTCAGCGCCGCCGGGCTGTTCGCCGGCCAGCACGCTGCACAACTGGCGAGCTTCAGCGTGATCAGCGCCACCGACGGCAACCACGGCAAGGCCCTGGCCGCCGCCGCGCAAAGCATCGGCTGCCGCTGCGTGATCGTGCTGCACGCCAACGTCAGCCTCGAGCGCGAGCAGGCCATCGCGGCCTATGGCGCACAGATCGTGCGCATTCGCGGCAACTACGACGAGTCGGTGGCCCACGCCGCCGCCCTGGCCGAGGCCAACGACTGGCTGGTGGTGTCCGACACCTCCTACGACGGTTACGAAACCATCCCCCGCGATGTGATGCAGGGCTACGGCACCATTGCCGCCGAGGTGCTCGAGGCCAATGCCCAGCCATTCACCCATGTGTTCCTGCAAGGCGGCGTGGGCGGCCTGGCGGCGGGTATCGCCAGCTACCTGTGGGAGCAGGCCGGCGAGCAGCGCCCGGTGTTGGTCATGGTCGAGCCCGAGCAAGCTGACTGTCTGTACCAGAGCGCCATCGCCGGCAAGGCGGCCACCGCCACCGGTTCGGTGGACTCGGTAATGGCCGGGCTTGCCTGCGGTGAAACCTCGCCACTGGCCTGGCGCTTTTTGCAGCCGAGCGTGGACTTTTTCATGACCATTCATGACTACGAGGCGGTCGATGCCATGCGCCGGCTGGCCCGCGGCAGCGAGCGGGACATTCCGCTGGTGGCCGGCGAATCAGCGGTAGCCGGGCTGGCGGGGCTGGCACGGTTGATGGGCTCGCCGGAGCTGGCGGCGCAGACCGGGCTGGACGGCCAGTCGCGGGTGTTGTTGATCAGCACCGAAGGGGCCACGGCGCCGGGGGTGTATGCCGAGCTGGTGGATGAGAGCGCCGAGTCGGTGCTGCAGCGCCAGCTGGCCTGGGGGTGATGCAGCGCATTGACCGATTGAGGTGATTTCGTGGGAGCGGGCTTGCCCCGCGATCGATGGCACCGGCTGCGCCGGTATCGCGGGGCAAGCCCGCTCCCACGCACCGTTATCTGCACGAAAGCGCGGGCCGACCAGGCCCTCGCTCCACACAACAAGAACAACGGAGACACCCCATGCAGACAACCCAACGCAGCATCGGCCCCTGGTCGCTGATGCTCACCGGACTCGGCTCGATCATCGGCTCCGGCTGGCTGTTCGGCGCCTGGCATGCCTCGGCCATCGCCGGGCCTGCGGCCATTCTGGCCTGGATCATTGGCGCCGTGGTGGTGCTGGCCATCGCCCTGACCTACGCCGAAATGGGCGCGATGTTCCCTGAGTCCGGCGGCATGGTGCGCTATGCGCGCTATTCCCACGGTGCCCTGGTGGGCTTCATGGCCGCCTGGGCCAACTGGATCTCGATCGTCTCGGTGATCCCCATCGAGGCCATTGCCTCGGTGCAGTACATGGCCTCCTGGCCCTACCCCTGGGCTCGCGCCATGGTCGCCGGCGGCGAGCTCACCACCCACGGCCTGTGGGCCAGCGCCGCACTGGTGCTGGTGTACTTCGGCCTTAACTACTGGGGGGTGAAGCTGTTCGTGCGCACCAACACCGCCATCACCACCTTCAAGCTGGTGGTGCCGGTACTGACCGGGGTGGCGCTGGTGTGGGCCAGCTTCAACCCGCAGAACTTCGGCGACGGCACGGCGGCAGGCTTTGCCCCCTACGGCTGGTCGGCGGTGTTCACCGCAGTGGCCGCCAGCGGCATCGTGTTCAGCTTCAATGGCTTCCAGAGCCCGGTGAGCCTGGCTGGGGAAACCCGCAACCCGGGGCGCAGCATCCCCTTCGCGCTGGTCGGCTCGGTGCTGATCGCACTGGTGGTGTACGTGCTGCTGCAGGTGGCGTTCATCGGTGCGGTGAGCCCTGCGAGCATCGCCGGCGGCTGGCACGGCCTGCACTTCGATTCGCCCCTGGCGCAGCTGGCGCTGGCGCTGAACCTCAACTGGCTGGCCATGCTGCTGTACCTGGATGCCTTCGTCAGCCCCTCGGGCACCGGCTCCATCTACACCGCCACCACCGCGCGAATGATCCACGCCATGCAGCGCAACAACACCATGCCCCGGGTGTTCGGCCAGTTGCACCCGTTGTACGGCGTGCCGCGCCCGGCGATGTGGTTCAACCTCGGCGTGTCGTTTGTGTTCCTGTTCTTCTTCCGCGGCTGGGGCACCTTGGCGGCGGTGATTTCGGTGGCGGTGGTGATCTCGTTCCTGACCGGGCCGGTGAGCTTGATGGCGCTGCGCCAGAGCGCCGCCGACGTGCCCCGGCCACTGCGCCTGAAGGGCATGTCGGTGGTGGCGCCGTTCGCCTTCGTGTGCGCCTCGCTGGTGTTGTACTGGGCGCGCTGGCCACTGACCGGGCAGGTGATTCTGCTGGTGGTGGGGGCGCTGCCGATCTTCTTCTACTACCAGGCCAAACAGGGCTGGCAGGGCTTTGACCGCGACCTGCGGGCGGCAGCCTGGCTCATTGGCTACCTGCCGGCGATGGCGCTGCTGTCGTACCTGGGCAGCCAGGCCTTCGGCGGTATCGGGGTACTCGGCG is part of the Pseudomonas fakonensis genome and harbors:
- a CDS encoding diaminopropionate ammonia-lyase, whose amino-acid sequence is MLYANPNATRQPYPAALREVMSIASAAESRQWLAHWPQLRAAGTPLYSLPDLAAELGIGQLLVKDESVRSPLGSFKALGAPIALVRLILRSFPEHSFSAAGLFAGQHAAQLASFSVISATDGNHGKALAAAAQSIGCRCVIVLHANVSLEREQAIAAYGAQIVRIRGNYDESVAHAAALAEANDWLVVSDTSYDGYETIPRDVMQGYGTIAAEVLEANAQPFTHVFLQGGVGGLAAGIASYLWEQAGEQRPVLVMVEPEQADCLYQSAIAGKAATATGSVDSVMAGLACGETSPLAWRFLQPSVDFFMTIHDYEAVDAMRRLARGSERDIPLVAGESAVAGLAGLARLMGSPELAAQTGLDGQSRVLLISTEGATAPGVYAELVDESAESVLQRQLAWG
- a CDS encoding APC family permease translates to MQTTQRSIGPWSLMLTGLGSIIGSGWLFGAWHASAIAGPAAILAWIIGAVVVLAIALTYAEMGAMFPESGGMVRYARYSHGALVGFMAAWANWISIVSVIPIEAIASVQYMASWPYPWARAMVAGGELTTHGLWASAALVLVYFGLNYWGVKLFVRTNTAITTFKLVVPVLTGVALVWASFNPQNFGDGTAAGFAPYGWSAVFTAVAASGIVFSFNGFQSPVSLAGETRNPGRSIPFALVGSVLIALVVYVLLQVAFIGAVSPASIAGGWHGLHFDSPLAQLALALNLNWLAMLLYLDAFVSPSGTGSIYTATTARMIHAMQRNNTMPRVFGQLHPLYGVPRPAMWFNLGVSFVFLFFFRGWGTLAAVISVAVVISFLTGPVSLMALRQSAADVPRPLRLKGMSVVAPFAFVCASLVLYWARWPLTGQVILLVVGALPIFFYYQAKQGWQGFDRDLRAAAWLIGYLPAMALLSYLGSQAFGGIGVLGEGWDMLAVALVALGFYHFGVRSGYRTRYLAESLVWRQESGQHDSTEPLPATPAQS
- a CDS encoding Zn-dependent hydrolase translates to MPALHLNGPKLLEQIHTLGQIGADPANGGRTRIALTDAEKAGRDQLVAWMHELELQVQVDRIGNIFGTLRVPGDAAPLMMGSHIDSVTNAGALDGCYGVLAGLAVQRAYREAGVLPARSICVAAFTNEEGVRYQPDMMGSLVHAGGLDVQQALDTLGTDGTRLGDELRRIGYAGELEPGAIVPHEYLELHIEQGPILEAESLQIGVVENLQGISWQQVTVKGNANHAGTTPTRLRHDAGYVASTVVSELRRFAKTSGTTLATVGCMHFEPNVINVIPRRASFTVDLRDPSEHKLQQAEAHLAQLLRQLAEEEGVSVDTEQLVRFEPVQFDAALADQIQACADRRGLSYRRMTSGAGHDAQMIARIAPAAMIFVPSRGGISHNPREHTDDGQLLEGAQVLLEVVARRLDKHR
- a CDS encoding Lrp/AsnC family transcriptional regulator; this translates as MPLDPFDRALLDAVQRDATTSQIDLGAEVNLSSAAVNRRLKKLTSDGVIQRTVAQVDPVPLGYTLTVITEVEVESERLDLLDAMKRTFMACPQVQQCYYVAGECDFVLIMLVRDMGQYTELTRELFFESNNVKRFKTLVSMSNVKTGMQVPVE